In Microbacterium laevaniformans, a single window of DNA contains:
- the uvrC gene encoding excinuclease ABC subunit UvrC — MADALPYKPKPGEIPTQPGVYRFRDADGRVLYVGKAKNLRARLSNYFAPLHTLHERTRRMVLTAASVEWTVVGSDVESLQLEYMWIQEFSPPFNVRYKDDKSYPYMAITLADEAPRVIVTRNRRIPGARYFGPYPKVWAVHDTIDLMIKVFPIRTCSDASYKKAMATGRPCFPGQIGRCGGPCSMKVTIEEHRAIVDDFVAFMAGGDQRFARDLTARMREAAAAMDYESAAVYRDRLQAIDAVLSRSSLVLAEDTDADLFGIAEDELSAAVQHFVVRGGRVRGVRATTIDKELDISSADLVDQVLQRTYGDAESSDIPRQVLVPRLPDDAAELEQWLQERRGKRVSLQVAQRGRKADLMRTATVNAQQALLLHKTRRTSDYTSRTKALTDLQLALGMDEAPLRIECYDVSHLSGTNVVASMVVFEDGLPRKDQYRSFSIAETTDDTDSLYQVLTRRLAHVDRDEAAAAAAETAVAGVDPADGESPVVTERKRPRFAYRPQLLVVDGGAPQVAAAARALEDAGHAEIALCGIAKRLEEIWLPGEDFPVILPRTSEALYLIQRLRDEAHRFAITHQRKRRKRDISTVLGEVPGLGDARIKALLRHFGSVAALSNASADEMTALPGIGPKLAAAIEQRLANR, encoded by the coding sequence ATGGCCGACGCGCTTCCTTACAAGCCGAAGCCGGGGGAGATCCCCACGCAGCCCGGGGTCTACCGCTTCCGCGACGCGGACGGCCGCGTCCTCTACGTCGGCAAGGCCAAGAATCTGCGCGCCCGGTTGTCGAACTACTTCGCGCCGCTGCACACCCTGCACGAGCGCACCCGCCGGATGGTGCTCACGGCGGCGTCCGTGGAGTGGACGGTGGTCGGCAGCGATGTCGAGTCGCTGCAGCTGGAGTACATGTGGATCCAAGAGTTCTCGCCGCCGTTCAACGTGCGCTACAAGGACGACAAGTCGTACCCCTACATGGCGATCACCTTGGCCGACGAGGCGCCGCGCGTCATCGTGACCCGCAATCGGCGCATTCCCGGAGCGCGCTATTTCGGCCCGTACCCGAAGGTGTGGGCGGTGCACGACACGATCGACCTGATGATCAAGGTCTTCCCCATCCGCACCTGCTCCGACGCGTCGTACAAGAAGGCCATGGCGACCGGACGACCGTGCTTTCCGGGACAGATCGGTCGATGCGGCGGACCGTGTTCGATGAAGGTCACGATCGAGGAGCACCGCGCCATCGTCGACGACTTCGTCGCTTTCATGGCGGGCGGAGACCAGCGCTTCGCGCGTGACCTCACCGCGCGCATGCGCGAGGCGGCGGCGGCGATGGACTACGAATCGGCCGCGGTCTACCGCGACCGGCTGCAGGCGATCGATGCGGTGCTCAGTCGCAGTTCTCTGGTGCTGGCCGAGGACACGGATGCCGATCTGTTCGGCATCGCGGAGGACGAACTCTCGGCGGCGGTGCAGCATTTCGTCGTCCGGGGCGGTCGCGTACGCGGTGTCCGTGCGACGACCATCGACAAGGAGCTCGACATCTCCTCCGCCGACTTGGTGGATCAGGTGCTCCAGCGCACGTACGGTGACGCTGAGTCATCCGACATCCCTCGCCAGGTCCTGGTGCCGCGCCTGCCGGATGATGCCGCGGAGCTGGAGCAGTGGCTGCAGGAGCGGCGCGGCAAGCGCGTGAGCCTGCAGGTCGCCCAACGCGGGCGCAAGGCCGACCTGATGCGCACCGCCACCGTCAACGCGCAGCAGGCGCTCTTGCTGCACAAGACGCGCCGCACGTCCGACTACACGTCGCGCACGAAAGCTCTCACCGACCTGCAACTCGCCCTCGGCATGGACGAGGCGCCGCTGCGGATCGAATGCTACGACGTGTCGCATCTGTCGGGAACCAACGTCGTGGCCTCCATGGTGGTCTTCGAAGACGGGCTGCCGCGCAAGGATCAGTACCGCTCCTTCAGCATCGCGGAGACGACCGACGACACCGACTCGCTCTATCAGGTGCTGACGCGTCGCCTGGCCCACGTCGACCGCGACGAGGCCGCTGCCGCCGCTGCGGAAACGGCGGTGGCGGGGGTCGATCCCGCCGATGGCGAGTCGCCGGTGGTCACCGAGCGCAAACGACCGCGGTTCGCATACCGTCCGCAGCTGCTGGTCGTCGACGGCGGTGCGCCACAGGTCGCGGCTGCCGCACGCGCCCTCGAGGATGCCGGGCACGCCGAGATCGCACTGTGCGGCATCGCCAAGCGCTTGGAGGAGATCTGGCTGCCGGGGGAGGACTTCCCGGTGATCCTTCCCCGCACCTCCGAGGCCCTCTACCTGATCCAGCGCCTGCGCGACGAAGCGCACCGCTTCGCGATCACCCATCAACGAAAGCGCCGCAAGCGCGACATCTCCACCGTGCTGGGTGAGGTCCCGGGGCTCGGTGATGCACGGATCAAGGCCCTGCTTCGGCACTTCGGCTCCGTCGCCGCGCTCAGCAATGCGTCCGCGGACGAGATGACGGCGCTGCCCGGAATCGGCCCCAAGCTGGCCGCCGCGATCGAGCAACGCCTTGCGAATCGCTAG
- the rapZ gene encoding RNase adapter RapZ has product MTDEQRAGEVLIVTGMSGAGRTTAANALEDLGWYVVDNLPPQMLGHLLELTEMAGGALPKLAAVVDVRGRDLFQALPAVTNALRAGRQLRVLFLDAADDVLVRRFESVRRPHPLQGDGTILDGILRERDRLRVIRESADVIVDTSEMNIHQLASRVVDLFSEAGEARHTITVMSFGFKYGLPTDVDLVTDMRFLPNPYWIPELKGHTGEEEPVRDFVLAQEGAREFIDAYARALHPVLEGYQRENKRHSVLAVGCTGGKHRSVVTALELADKLAQVPGVAVRVKHRDLGRE; this is encoded by the coding sequence GTGACTGACGAGCAGCGCGCCGGTGAGGTGCTCATCGTCACGGGCATGTCGGGAGCGGGGCGCACGACGGCGGCCAACGCCCTCGAAGACCTGGGCTGGTACGTCGTCGACAATCTGCCGCCGCAGATGCTCGGGCATCTCCTCGAACTGACCGAGATGGCCGGCGGAGCGCTACCGAAGCTCGCCGCTGTCGTCGACGTCCGCGGACGCGATCTCTTCCAGGCGCTGCCGGCGGTCACCAACGCGCTGCGGGCCGGACGACAGCTGCGGGTGCTGTTCCTCGACGCCGCAGACGATGTGCTCGTGCGTCGTTTCGAGTCGGTGCGGCGACCGCATCCGTTGCAGGGCGACGGGACGATCCTCGACGGCATCCTGCGTGAGCGCGATCGCCTCCGGGTCATCCGTGAGAGTGCTGACGTCATCGTCGACACGAGCGAGATGAACATCCATCAGCTCGCCTCGCGCGTCGTCGACCTCTTCAGCGAGGCCGGAGAGGCGCGCCACACCATCACGGTGATGAGCTTCGGCTTCAAGTACGGTCTACCGACCGACGTCGACCTCGTCACCGATATGCGCTTCCTGCCGAACCCCTATTGGATCCCCGAGCTGAAGGGACACACGGGTGAAGAAGAACCTGTGCGCGACTTCGTCCTGGCCCAAGAGGGTGCGCGCGAGTTCATCGACGCGTACGCCCGCGCACTGCACCCCGTGCTCGAGGGCTATCAGCGCGAGAACAAGCGGCACTCGGTGCTCGCGGTGGGCTGCACCGGGGGCAAGCATCGTTCGGTCGTGACCGCCTTGGAGCTCGCCGACAAGCTGGCACAGGTGCCCGGGGTCGCCGTTCGTGTGAAGCACCGCGACCTCGGTCGCGAGTAG
- the whiA gene encoding DNA-binding protein WhiA has protein sequence MSPTVDVKSELAAVRDPRPTARVAELTAILRFSGGLHSIAGRVAVEAELETDPLARRVARDIMEIYGVRPELHRVQASGGRAGGHFAVRVIEGGETLARQTGLLDARRRPVRGLPNKLTTGARHDLAAVWRGAFLASGTLSDPGRSAALEIACPSGEAAMALVGAGHRIGIAAKAREVRGVPRVVVRDGEAIRVALAEMGAVRTAQAWEEMRQRREVRAGVNRLVNFDDANLRRSAQAAVAACARVERALEILGDEVPDHLREAGELRLSHRDASLDELGHHADPPLTKDAVAGRIRRLLAMADKKAVADGIPGTDSAVPEGLED, from the coding sequence GTGTCGCCAACCGTTGACGTGAAGTCAGAGCTGGCCGCGGTCCGCGACCCTCGTCCCACGGCGCGGGTGGCCGAACTCACCGCCATCCTCCGCTTCTCCGGGGGATTGCACTCGATCGCGGGCCGCGTCGCCGTGGAGGCCGAACTGGAGACCGACCCGCTCGCGCGTCGTGTCGCCCGCGACATCATGGAGATCTACGGGGTCCGTCCCGAACTGCACCGCGTCCAGGCGTCGGGCGGTCGCGCCGGCGGCCACTTCGCCGTCCGCGTCATCGAGGGTGGCGAGACGCTCGCACGTCAGACGGGTCTGCTCGACGCGCGTCGTCGTCCGGTGCGCGGCCTCCCGAACAAGCTGACCACGGGCGCTCGCCACGATCTGGCCGCCGTCTGGCGTGGCGCGTTCCTTGCGAGCGGCACGCTCTCCGACCCCGGCCGATCGGCCGCCTTGGAGATCGCGTGCCCGTCGGGCGAAGCGGCTATGGCGCTCGTCGGGGCGGGGCATCGCATCGGCATCGCAGCCAAGGCCCGCGAGGTGCGCGGCGTGCCTCGCGTGGTCGTGCGCGACGGAGAGGCGATCCGCGTCGCCCTCGCGGAGATGGGCGCGGTGCGCACGGCGCAGGCCTGGGAGGAGATGCGCCAGCGCCGCGAAGTGCGCGCCGGCGTGAACAGACTCGTCAACTTCGATGACGCCAACCTGCGTCGCTCGGCGCAGGCCGCCGTCGCCGCGTGCGCGCGCGTCGAGCGCGCCCTGGAGATCCTCGGCGACGAGGTCCCCGACCACCTCCGCGAAGCGGGAGAGCTGCGTCTGTCCCACCGCGACGCGAGCCTGGACGAACTGGGGCACCACGCCGATCCGCCGTTGACCAAGGATGCCGTGGCCGGCCGCATCCGGCGTCTTCTCGCCATGGCCGACAAGAAGGCCGTCGCCGACGGCATCCCCGGCACAGACTCGGCGGTTCCTGAAGGCCTCGAGGACTGA
- a CDS encoding superoxide dismutase yields MAIYTLPDLPYDFAALEPHISGKIMELHHDKHHQAYVTGANTALEQLAEARESGNLANVNKLEKDLAFNLGGHVNHSIFWTNLAPASDGGGGAPEGELKAAIDEFFGGFDKFQAHFTAAATGIQGSGWAVLSWDTIGEQLIIQQLFDQQSNTAQGTIPVFQLDMWEHAFYLDYLNVKADYVKAVWNIANWGNVAERFSTAREKTAGLLK; encoded by the coding sequence ATGGCGATCTACACGCTGCCCGACCTCCCCTACGACTTCGCAGCTCTTGAGCCGCACATCAGCGGCAAAATCATGGAGCTTCACCACGACAAGCACCACCAGGCGTACGTGACCGGCGCGAACACCGCGCTCGAGCAGCTCGCCGAGGCCCGTGAGAGCGGCAACCTCGCGAACGTCAACAAGCTCGAGAAGGACCTCGCCTTCAACCTCGGCGGGCACGTCAACCACTCGATCTTCTGGACCAACCTCGCGCCGGCCAGCGACGGCGGCGGCGGGGCTCCCGAGGGCGAGCTGAAGGCGGCCATCGACGAGTTCTTCGGCGGCTTCGACAAGTTCCAGGCGCACTTCACGGCTGCCGCGACCGGCATCCAGGGCTCGGGCTGGGCGGTGCTCAGCTGGGACACGATCGGCGAGCAGCTGATCATCCAGCAGCTGTTCGACCAGCAGTCGAACACGGCGCAGGGAACCATCCCGGTCTTCCAGCTGGACATGTGGGAGCACGCCTTCTACCTGGACTATCTCAACGTCAAGGCCGACTACGTCAAGGCCGTCTGGAACATCGCCAACTGGGGCAACGTCGCCGAGCGCTTTTCGACGGCGCGCGAGAAGACGGCCGGACTGCTCAAGTAG
- the gap gene encoding type I glyceraldehyde-3-phosphate dehydrogenase, with protein sequence MSVKIGINGFGRIGRNFLRAALEQGADLDIVAVNDLTDNKTLAHLLKYDSVGGRLDAEVSYDADSITVNGKAIKVFEERDPANLPWGELGVDIVIESTGRFTKAVDAKKHIEGGAKKVIISAPGTDVDGTFVMGVNDGDYDSATMNIISNASCTTNCLAPLAKVFNDNFGIERGFMMTAHAYTADQNLQDGPHSDLHRARAAAINIVPASTGAAKAIGLVLPELNGKLSGSSYRVPVPTGSIVDLTIITPTEGLTAEVINAAYKKAAEEGELVGYLKYNEDAIVSSDIQLDPHSSVFDAGQTNVSGNLVKVSSWYDNEWGYSNRLVDLTELVADKL encoded by the coding sequence GTGTCTGTCAAGATCGGAATCAACGGCTTCGGCCGTATCGGCCGCAACTTCCTCCGTGCCGCGCTGGAGCAGGGAGCTGACCTCGACATCGTGGCGGTGAACGACCTCACCGACAACAAGACCCTCGCCCACCTGCTGAAGTACGACTCCGTCGGCGGCCGCCTCGACGCCGAGGTCTCGTACGATGCTGACTCCATCACCGTCAACGGCAAGGCCATCAAGGTCTTCGAAGAGCGCGACCCGGCGAACCTCCCGTGGGGCGAGCTCGGTGTCGACATCGTCATCGAGTCGACCGGTCGCTTCACCAAGGCCGTCGACGCGAAGAAGCACATCGAAGGCGGCGCGAAGAAGGTCATCATCTCCGCTCCCGGCACCGACGTCGACGGCACCTTCGTCATGGGTGTCAACGACGGCGACTACGACTCGGCGACGATGAACATCATCTCCAACGCCTCCTGCACCACGAACTGCCTCGCGCCCCTCGCCAAGGTCTTCAACGACAACTTCGGCATCGAGCGCGGGTTCATGATGACGGCGCACGCCTACACGGCCGACCAGAACCTGCAGGACGGCCCGCACAGCGACCTGCACCGCGCCCGCGCCGCCGCGATCAACATCGTCCCGGCCTCCACCGGTGCGGCCAAGGCGATCGGTCTCGTGCTGCCCGAGCTCAACGGCAAGCTGAGCGGTTCGTCGTACCGCGTGCCGGTTCCCACCGGCTCGATCGTCGACCTCACGATCATCACCCCGACCGAGGGCCTCACGGCCGAGGTCATCAACGCCGCGTACAAGAAGGCGGCGGAGGAGGGCGAGCTCGTCGGCTACCTCAAGTACAACGAGGACGCCATCGTCTCCAGCGACATCCAGCTCGACCCGCACTCGTCGGTCTTCGACGCGGGTCAGACGAACGTCTCCGGCAACCTCGTGAAGGTGTCGTCCTGGTACGACAACGAGTGGGGCTACTCGAACCGCCTCGTCGACCTCACCGAGCTCGTCGCCGACAAGCTCTGA
- a CDS encoding phosphoglycerate kinase, whose amino-acid sequence MALRTLASLGSLAGKRVIVRVDFNVPLKDGVITDDGRIRAALPTLNELINQGARVIACSHLGRPDGAPDPKYSLEPVAQRLSELLGKPVVFARDTVGRSAQEAVAALEDGDVTVIENLRFNPGETAKDDAERRAFAEQLAALGDVLVSDGFGVVHRKQASVYDLAELVPSAAGYLIEKEVDVLDRLTENPARPYAVVLGGSKVSDKLGVIAHLLPRADKILVGGGMLFTFLAAQGHPVGKSLLETDQIETVKGYIADAAARGVELILPVDAVMASGFAADADHVVASADALEDTPFGADGMGLDIGPRTAEIFADAIRGAKTVFWNGPMGVFEMPAFAAGTKTVAQALTEVDGLSVVGGGDSAAAVRQLGFADDQFGHISTGGGASLEFLEGKKLPGLEILGWEA is encoded by the coding sequence ATGGCTTTGCGCACCCTTGCATCCCTCGGGTCGCTGGCCGGTAAGCGTGTCATCGTCCGTGTTGACTTCAACGTCCCTCTGAAGGACGGCGTCATCACGGACGATGGCCGTATCCGGGCGGCTCTTCCGACCCTCAACGAGCTCATCAACCAGGGCGCGCGCGTCATCGCGTGCTCCCACCTCGGACGCCCGGACGGCGCGCCCGACCCCAAGTACAGCCTCGAGCCGGTCGCTCAGCGCCTCTCCGAGCTGCTCGGCAAGCCCGTCGTCTTCGCCCGCGACACGGTGGGGAGGTCCGCGCAGGAGGCCGTCGCGGCCCTCGAGGACGGCGATGTGACCGTCATCGAGAACCTGCGCTTCAACCCCGGTGAGACCGCGAAGGACGACGCCGAGCGTCGCGCCTTCGCGGAGCAGCTCGCCGCCCTCGGCGACGTCCTCGTCTCCGATGGTTTCGGTGTCGTGCACCGCAAGCAGGCGTCGGTCTACGATCTCGCCGAGCTGGTGCCGTCGGCCGCGGGGTATCTGATCGAAAAGGAGGTCGACGTGCTCGACCGCCTCACGGAGAACCCCGCGCGCCCATACGCCGTCGTCCTCGGCGGGTCGAAGGTCAGCGACAAGCTGGGTGTCATCGCCCATCTGTTGCCTCGCGCAGACAAGATCCTCGTCGGTGGCGGCATGCTCTTCACCTTCCTGGCGGCTCAGGGCCACCCGGTCGGCAAGAGCCTGCTCGAGACCGATCAGATCGAGACCGTCAAGGGCTACATCGCGGATGCCGCGGCGCGCGGCGTCGAGCTGATCCTCCCGGTCGATGCGGTCATGGCATCCGGCTTCGCCGCCGACGCCGATCACGTCGTCGCCTCCGCCGACGCGCTCGAGGACACTCCCTTCGGCGCCGACGGCATGGGCCTGGACATCGGTCCGCGTACGGCGGAGATCTTCGCCGACGCGATCCGCGGCGCGAAGACGGTGTTCTGGAACGGGCCGATGGGCGTGTTCGAGATGCCGGCGTTCGCAGCCGGAACGAAGACGGTCGCGCAGGCGCTGACCGAGGTCGATGGTCTGTCCGTCGTAGGTGGCGGCGACTCCGCAGCAGCCGTTCGTCAGCTCGGCTTCGCCGACGACCAGTTCGGTCACATCTCGACCGGTGGCGGCGCAAGCCTGGAGTTCCTGGAGGGCAAGAAGCTCCCCGGGCTGGAGATCCTGGGATGGGAGGCCTGA